From the Nodularia sphaerocarpa UHCC 0038 genome, the window TCGTTGTTGGCTTCAACTAACGTAGTGGGGCTGGCGGTAAAGCTAATTGTGGGCATAGTTGGTGGTGGATCAATAGTAATATTAACTGTTGCGGGTGCAGAATTGGCTTTAGTATCATTAGCTAAATAAGTAAAGCTATCTGTACCAATAAATCCTGCATTGGGTGTGTAAGCAAATGAACCATCACCATTGAAGCTGAGACTACCATTGCTCGGTGCTGCTAAAACTGCGGCTGTTAGAGGATCATTGTTACTATCCGTGTCATTATTTAAAACACCATTGGCAGCATCTACTACCAATTGTTGACCTGCATTTGTGGTGTAACTGTCGTTAACTGCTACTGGTGGGTCATTTAATGGTGGTGGTGCTGGAACCTGACTGGGATCGTCATAGAAGTTCACTGTCACCGCACTCAAACTCGGATCAACTGTATATCCTTCACCAGTTTGGAGAGTGTAAACTACCGTTTGCTGTCCTTCTGGAATCCCGTCTGCAAAAATGGGCGCACTGACGGTGGCTATTTCGGATGTAATGTTAAAAAAGAACCCTGAAAAATCAAAGTCTCCCTGTGGGACACCGCCACCAGTAAAGCTGAGTGCAAATAAATCTAACTGAGTTAATGATTGGGGAAGATTACCCAGGAGATAAACTCTCACACCTCCTACTGGTGGCGGTTCACTTAACTCAAATCTAAAGGTAAGTTCAGTACCTTCGCTTTCAATGAGGGTTGTAGTATTGGTTGTGAACTTGATTGTTGTCATGATATTTGGCGAAATATTCGGTTAGTTTCAAACTTGCGCTCCAAAAAACTGGGTTAGTATTTCTCTACAAACTGAAGAAGTTTGGGAGCAAGGCGCAAATGTTGAGATCGGATTTTATATCTCAATGACCAGGGTTAATTGTGAATAAACCCTGGTCTAATTTCCCTGTTTTTAGCTTTTATCAATAACGATACCGCCAGCGCTGTTTCATGAATGCCCGCAGGGCTTTTATCTGTTCGCACAAATTTAGGTAACTTATATTACAACTTCACCGCAGATCATAAAGTCGCGTTGCTTCCAGAAGTTTGACAAGGAAATTACTGCACACCTTGTTGAAGACAGTGAAGAAGACTAGAGTTATTTATTGCAACTTATTCTTGATAAGCTGATATGCTTATCATAGCACTATCGGTAATTAATTGTAAACATTAATGATACATTTCGAGGAAGATTTCTTTTCATGGATATGTTTCTGGATGAGTAGGCTGGTTTGTGCAAATTTTGCATAAATTAAAATTGGGTTGACCTGCGGGTGCTACCCAATTCCAGAAAATTATCTTCAATCGGTGTTGCTGATTTCAAATATGAATTAGGCTCACGCAAAGGCGCATTCGGCGTTCGCGTAGCGTCCCGAAGGGAAGGGTAGGCGCAAAGGTAGGAAGAAAAATCAAGGTGATTTGTGATTTTGGCATTTCATACTTTAGTTCAGCAACGCACGTCAATCGGTGTGGTTCTAGGCCAGACTAAAATTTCCCTGCACAATTACATCGTTATAATCGAAATCACCTCCCAGAGGTAAATCCTCAAAACCCCATCTGTTATTTCCTAAAAGCCTTACATGATCTACTCTACCAGGATTAGCACCGACAAAAGCGAAGTAAACTGAGGGGTCATTATTAGGATTATTATCTAATATAGCCTCTGGTCTGCCATTGGCAATAATAAATGGCGCATAGATTCCACCACCATCTAGGTTGGTGCTAAAAGTTGCAGTTCCTTGATTGCTGACCGTCATATCAAGACCGACAATCCGGTTTTCGATCGCAGCTTTTGCATAACCTGCATCTCCAGGGCGTAAATCCACAATACCATTACCATCAATATCAATACCACCATCAACATCAACGATTTTGTAAAATCCAATCAAATTGTCAAAGGCAGCTTCTCGGCTTAATATAAACTCAGCCCGTACCTGACCTGTGATGTCTCGTAAATCAATTAGTTCTCCTTGGGGGTTGTCTTGCAGACTAGTACCTAATGGTAAAGATGTGTTGGTAGCTGAGGCTTGTACCACTAAATCTCTGAAATCAACAGCACCACTACCATCTTCCCAGGAAATTTTGTAAGCCCCATCAGTAAGTGTTTCTATTTGTTGGGTTGAAGGTTCGCCAAAAATCACTGCTGATAGAGGACTTGAGCCAGAAATTACGGCATCAATGGTAGTATTTTTGACTAATAAAAATCTGAGTTGATCTCCTGAATTAAACTCTATTAAGCTGCCTAAGTTGGTTTGATTAAATCCATTGGGTGGATCAGATAGAACAGAGAAGATAACTTTTGCTCTTTCCAATGCGGCTTGGGTGTATCCTGGAGAATTGGGTGCTATGCCATTGATAGTTCCCTGATTATCATCAACGACAAATACACCCAGATCGTTGACTTGATCAGAATTGCGGTCAAGTAGGGAAATTTGTAGTTTTGCCTGATCACCGCCTTGGATCTGAAAGATAGTATCCGATATTTGCTGGAGGCTGGGGTTAGTATTTTCTACAGGGTTAGTATTTCCGAGGGTAAAAGTAACACCGTCAGCATCGGAATTAACTTCATACTGTTCTCCATTCACCAGATTGAAGACTAAGGTTTCTAATTCTTGATTAGAATCATCATCAAGTACCTGTAATGCCAGAGAAGCAGTTGATTGGGTTAAAGTGACAAAGAAACCATTACCAGTGCTATCTGTTTCTGGTAAATCGGCTAGTCCTGCTGTATTTAATATCTGGAAGTCACCCAACGGATCTGGGGTTGGACTCAACACATACAAGATCAATCCTTCAGGGGGAATTTCACCATCAACGCTGAAGTTAAGGGTGAGAATATCTCCTTCCTGCATTGTAGTTTGTTCTGTGGAGATACTGACCACTGGACCCACCCCACCAGGTACACCATCCACATAAGTTATATTTGCTGATGCTGCCTCTGAATCGATAGTGTATGCTTCATCTGCTAATAGTTGGTAAGTGTAGGTGATGTCTGCTTCTTCTACTATGTTATCAATGACAGGAATGGTAATGGTAGTATTGGCTCGTGTCAACCTGAACTCATAAGCTTGAGTGTCACTGTTGAAAGCTAGATATTCAATTCCTTCTGACTCTATCCGTTGCTCAAATTGTAGCCCTTGTGCTATGGAGGAGGCTCTAAAATCCCTACCAACACTGACGATAATGCCTTCTCCTGGGATAATGCCTTGGGTGTTAAATATCAGCACTAAGCCGGGACTGTCTTGTTCACTCACTACTGGACTAGCTGTGAAACCAACTACAGGTAATTCGCTCACTGTTGATGTATCGTTGATGGTAAAGGTAATTGCATCCTCACCCGGTACAAAATCATAGTCTGCTATGGAGCTAAGTTGGTAAGTAAAGCTTTTTGGATCTTCTGCTACTTCATCTTTAAAGAGGGGGAGAGTAATGGTTGCTGTTTGCTGGAGTAATCTGACAGTTACAGCACTGGAAGTAGCATTAGCTCTTAAAAATTGGACTCCATCGAATGATGCGCTAAAAACATCAAATTCAGATAGCGATCGCTCTACACCACTATCAAATGTAACTTCCAAGCCTGCTTCTGGGGGTGGTTCACTTAGTTGAAATGTTAAAACAATACTATCTTCGTTTGCCTCAACTAAAGTATTGGGGCTGGCGGTAAAGCTGATTGTTGGCTTAGTTACTGGAGCATTCACAGTAATGCTGACTGTCGCCGCAGTGGAATTTACCTTTCCATCATTAGCAAGATAAGTAAAGCTATCTGTACCTGTAAACTCGGCATTGGGTGTATAGGTAAATGAACCATTAGCATCTAAGGTCAAACTTCCATTATTGGGTGCTTGTACTACGGTGGCTGTTAAGGGGTCAGATTGAGCATCTGTATCGTTACTCAAAACACCATTAGCTACATTCACTACCAATTGCTCACCTGCATTTGTGCTGTAGCTGTCGTTAACTGCTACTGGTGGATCATTGACTGGAGCATTCACAGTAATGCTGACTGTCGCCGCAGTGGAATTTACCTTTCCATCATTAGCAAGATAGGTAAAGCTATCTGTACCTGTAAACTCGGCATTGGGTGTATAGGTAAATGAACCATTAGCATCTAAGGTCAAACTTCCATTATTGGGTGCTTGTACTACGGTGGCTGTTAAGGGGTCAGTTTGAGCATCTGTATCGTTACTCAAAACACCATTAGCTACATTCACTACCAATTGCTGACCTACATTTGTGGTGTAGCTGTCGTTAACTGCTACTGGTGGATCATTGACTGGTGATGGTGCTGAAACCTGACTGGGATCGTCGTAGAAGTTGACTGTCACCGCACTAAAACTCGGATCAACTGTATATGCTGCATCAGGTTGGAGAGTGTAAACTACCGTTTGCTGTCCTTCTGGAGTCCCGTCTGCAAAAATGGGCGCACTGACAGTTGCAACTTGGGATGTAATGTTAAAGAAGAACCCGGAAAAGTCAAAGTCTCCTTGTGGGACATCGCCACCTGTAAAGCTGAGTGCAAACAAATCCAGTTGAGTTAATGATTGGGGGACATTACCCAGGAGATAAACTCTTAGACCTCCTGCTGGTGGTGGTTCACTTAACTCAAATCTGAAGGTAAGTGTAGTCTCTGCGGTTTCTATGAGGGTTGTAGTATTGGTTGTGAACTGGATTGTTGTCATGATATTTGGTGAAATGTTCGGTTAGTTTCAAACTTGAGGGAAGGAAAAAATGGGATTATTTTTCCTACAAAGCCTGAACAAGTTTTATATTGTGTAAAAAAATCCGGTTTTCTTACTCAAGTCAACATGGGTAATGTTTAAAATCAAATCTTATTTTGGCAATGGCGATCGCCTAAAAGTATTTGCTAAATTTAATCTGAAAGTCAGTCCTATGGTGACTATTAACAACAGCCCAGGCACAAATCCTGGTTCGGGGACAGATGCGGGAGGTTGATAACGTCGTAAGGTAGTTAAGGTTGCACCTGCTAAATTTTGGCTAGAACGGCTGTTAATTAATTCGATATAAGTAATGTTTTCCAAGGGCGAGTACCACATATTGGATCGGTATCCCAGAGTTTGTCCGCGATGGATGTACCAAAACCGATTAGGTGATTCTAAAGTCCCGATACCCAAACCGTAAGCAGAATAATTATTCGATGTAATCGGGCTAATGGTTGTGAGCATTTCCTGGAGGGTGTCTGGTTCTAAAAGTTCCCCACTAATTAAGGACTGAATAAAGGTGGCTAAATCGGCAGTATTGGATATCATGGCTCCGGTAGACCAAGCCCAAGACAGATTGGCTCCGGTAATATCGTTGAGAGTACCATCTTGATCGAAGTCCCAATAACCTCTAACGTAGTCGCCGGGGATGGCTTCTTGTTCAGCAAAGAAGGTATTGCTGAGGGCTAGGGGTTCGAGAATGCGATCGCGGATTTCATTAGCAATATTACCGTTGGTTGCGGCTTCTACTACCATCCCTAACAATAAAAAGTTAGTATTGGAATACTCCCAAGATTCTCCAGGATTAAACCTTGGTTCTAAGGCATTAATAAAACTCACTAATTGCTCTGGTTCCCAGCGATTGAGAAATACCCCGGGATTAACTGCTGCTTGACTGAATAAAACATCTACATAATCGCTGATACCGCTAGTATGGTTTAATAGTTGGCGGATGGTAATTTGATCAGCATTAGGAATCGAATCAGTTACCGATGATGGCAGTCGCTCAGTTAGTTTATCTTCTAAACTGAGGATGTTTTCTTCGACTAATTGTAATACGGTTGTGGCGACAAAGGTTTTAGTAATACTACCAATTTGAAAGCGATCGCTTGGCTGCACTGGTACGCCTGTAGCTAAATTAGACACACCGCTAGATCCAAACCAAGTTCCTTCAGGGCTGATAATGGCGACGGACGCTCCCGGAATGTCCCCTCGTGCTTGATCCAAGGCTGTCTGCAACTGTTGTGCTAAGTCCTGATTTACAGGAGATGATATTGATCCCAAATTTGCTGCTTGAGCGATCGCTGGAGCAAACAATAGGGCTGATGTCACAATGGTGGTACGGATAATTCTTCCAAGCATGGTGATTAATAAGGTGAGTAGGAATATTTAAGATGGTGGAATTTTCTCATCTGGGATTAAATCCTCTACTTGTCGTAAAGTCCGCCAGTTGTAACCAAAAATCCCCACCAAAACTGTGCAGATAGTCATGGTGACAAACAACAAAGTAATACCTGCGCCAGTTCCAGTACCAAAGATATTGCCGAAAATAGGAGCTAAACTACCAGTGGGACTCATCGCTGGTTCAAAAACTCGATCTGCGAGAAATCCCGCAACTAAAAATGTCGTCGCTGAAACCGTCACCCCAATCAGTTGATCTGCGGCTAGAACTCGTCCTTGTAAAGAGGGTGGTACTTTAGCATACCAAATGGCGTTACTGGAACTATAGAACAAGGGAATAAATAACGATGCCAAAAAATGAGTAATTATCCAGACTGGTAATATTTGCCCAAAACCGAGAATTGTTCTAAAAAAACCATATCCGATAAAACCGAGTAACATTCCGTGAATGCGACGATGGAAACCTCCCCAAATACTCAGGATTAACGCCCCAATTACACCACCAATACCCGCAGCACTGGTGACAGTCCCCAGAATTTCGGAGTTACCACCTGTACGCGCCAGAAGCATTGGACTGTAGAGAGCTTTACTGATATCATTGGGAAAGGCAAATAAAGTAAAGGCGATCGCCATCGCCGTTAAAGATGGATTAGCCCAAATGTAGCGAAATCCAAATGTAAGTTTTTCCCAATTCCTTTCAGTGAAATTACTGTTTACTTTTTCTATAACAGGCTGAGGAATTGTGACAATTAGCAATGTGACAAAAGCCGTAGCAAAAGTTGCTAAATCAATCCAGAAAATACCTTGCATCCCCACACGTGGATAGAGAAACCCTGCTAAAGCGGGAGCAAAAATAGCCGCACTGTATTTAACCGCAGAACCCAAACTTTCAGCACGGGTAAATTGTTCCTTGGGAACGAGTAGGGAAATGGAAGCAGAATAAGCTAGAAGTTGCAATTGTCCAAAACCGCCGTAAAGCGTAACAATTACATATAAATGCCAAACCTCTAATTGTTGATTGAGGTAGAGCATGGCTATAGTTAGAGTACATAACATAGCGACAACTTCCGCCACAATCATCAGTAGGCGACGATTAAATCTATCCACAGCAATACCAGCAAAAGTAGTAATTAGCACTTTGGGCAACTGCGAGAAAAAACCCACTAATGCTAAAGCTGTTGCGGAACCTGTTTTATCCCATACCCAAATTGTCAGAGCAAATACTGTCATAAAACTGCCAATAGTAGATGCTATTTGCCCCAACCAGATGATCAAAAAAGTTCGCATGATCTAATTCATAATTAAAAAACTAGCATTGCTGAATACAAGTATAAAATTCAAAAATTCCACCTCTGAAACTCTAATTCTCCGCGTCTCTGCGCCTCTGCGTGCAAAAAATTCATATTCCCACTCAGCAAAAACTTATACCATTTCTTTGTAATGATGCACTTTTCAGATCCTGGTTAAAATTCCCAAGAAACGCTACCACTTAAAGTAAACGGCGCACCTGGAACTATACGCACAATATCCCGCGCCCCTTCCCAATAATTTTGATCAAATAAATTCAGGATATTAATAGCAGCACGAAACTTATCCCGACGATAGAAAATAGAAGCATCTGTACGCCAATAACTAGGTAATGTAAAAGTATTGCGTAAGTCACCTTGGCGTTCTCCCTGAGTGAAAACACCCAAGCCTAACCCTAAACCTTTGAAATTTCCAGATTGGAGTTCATAGCTACTCCATAAACCAAAAGCATTTTTAGGAACATTTTGTAATTCCTTATCTTGAAATTCAGGACGGTTATCTTCGAGAATTTTAGTATCTGTATAAGCGTAACTAGCTGTTACGTTCCAACCAGGAAGAATTTCACCAGCAACATCTAATTCTATACCTTGGCTGCGTTGCTTACCGATTTGAATTTGCGATAAAGGTTCGCTGAGTCCTTGGGCTGCGACATTGGTGCGTTCTAAATTATAGAATGCTAGGGTAGTGGAAAGGCGATCGCCTAACAAATTAGCCTTCAAACCAACTTCGTATTGAGTTCCCCTTTCTGGTTCAAAGGGTTCACCAATAATGCTTTGTCCCGTCTCTTCATTGACTAAAACCCTAGTTCTACCAACCACAGGTGAAAATGATTTACTGTAACTAGCGTATAGTGAGAGGTTTTCCCTGGGCTTAATTACAACTCCCAAACGGGGGCTAAAAACTGTATCATTACGTTCAAAACTTTCTGCGGAAGACAGCAAATCTTCGTATTTTTGGTTAGCAAAATCCAAACGTCCCCCCAAAACTAAAATAATATTCTGCGATAGTGAAATTTGGTCTTGAGCATAGATACCCAAAGAGTTCTTACGAGTATCAATATTGCCAAAAGGAATCGCAAAATTAGAAACACTTTCAGGTTGATAAACAGGATTGAAAATATCAATAGCACTGATTTGTCTAAAATCAAGTTGATCTTTTGTCTGCTCTCTAGAAACTTCCACACCGAATAACAAATTATGCTCAATGCTACCCGTATTAAATTTACCTATGAGATTATTATTTAAGACAAAAGTAGATAAACTCGAAGGATTTTCTATCAAAAATCGTCTGACTGTGCGCCCATCATTATTTAATCCATCGGCTCTCCCAGAGTTAGAAATAGGAGTTATCCCAGTATTTTTAGGAATATCTAAAAATGAGGTAGAAAGTTCACTTTTGAGCGACCAATTAGAATTGAGGCGATGATCTAACTGATAACCCAAACGAGTTACCAATGACTCAGTTTCAGACAACGACGGTTCACCTAAATTAGCATCCCGTGCAACTCTCCCATTAGGATTAGCAATAACTGTTCCCGAAGCAGGTAAATCAGGTGCTGTCTCAAAGCTGCGGTATTTAAGATATTCTAGATTAGCAGTTAAAGTGGTATTTTCGTTATCAATTAATCTGACAATGGGTGAAATAAAGAAAGAGTCACTATTTTCAAATTTCTTAAAACTTTCAGCAGTTTGATAAGCAACATTCAAACGATAAGCAATTCCATCTTGACCTAAAGGACCGGAAAAGTCAATTGTGGGACGATGTAACCCAAATTGACCTACTTGATACTCAAAGCCATAATAGGGTCTATCTAAAGGCTGTTTTGTGACTAAGTTAATGACACCACCCAAATCACCCCGTCCAAAGAGTACGGAAGCCGGTCCTTTGAGAACTTCTACTCGTTCGACGTTACTAATTTCACTGGTAAATCGGAGAGTTTCGTCTCGTAAGCCGTTACGTAAAATATTTCCCGATTCAAAGCCGCGAATCACAGGATTTAACGCTGGTGCTTGGGAAGAAGTCCGGCCAGTGCTGGCACTACTAGTATTTTTCAAGACTTCTCCAACGCTGCGCGTACCTTGGTCTTGAATAACTTCTTGGGGTATGACCTGAATTGCTTGGGGTACGTCAATAATTGGGGTATCGGTACGAGTCCCAATTGAGGAATTCGGAACTTGATAACTTGGTCGAACTTGTTCTCCTATAACTGTTAATTCTATGGGTTCTTCTGGTTCTGGTTCTGGTTCTGGTTCTGGTTCTGGTTCTGGAGTTTCTGCAATTGTGGGAGTTTCTGGTGGGGTTTGACTGGTGGTGACAAAAGGAATACTGACAATAAATTCCTCTCCATTCTGGCGCAGACCAACTTTGGGAATTTCATTAACCCCTGTCACCTCAATTTCAATGGTGTTAGGGTCAGACTGTCCGACAACAACTTTAGCAATATCAGGGATGGGATTATCGATAATTACAGGTAATTGTCCTTGTACCAGTTGCAATTGAGCATTGTTAAGAATAATAATTAAAGTCTTGTCTACGGTGCTAGATTCAGTTTCTATAGATACTCCGGGTGGAGTCTTTAAAACAACTTCTAAACCTTGATCTGTATCATAAAGTTCTACTGCGGTTACAAGTATGGGAGCAGCCCAGACAGGCTGAGATACTAAAACAGTGATGATGCTAGCAACACCAATTGAAGGTTGCCAAAAATTCCGTGCCATAAATAGCTTTTTTCCTAACTTGCTAGTGTAGAATTTTACAGATGAGGGAAAGAATGTGGTTATATGTGGGAAAAGAGCAAAATTTTCTCCCAAGTAAAGAAGTTTTCATGTCTTTAGACAACGCGCTGATATCTGTATTTCTTTCTTACTTTGCGCCTTTGCGCCTTTGCGTGAGATAGAAAGATGTGGTTCATTTAACTAAAAATCGCTGCAATTAACTGGAATCAAATATTACCATTTTTCCTTGATCTTGTTCTGCTTTAAATACACATATTTTCTGAAAAATCGTCAACGCACAAATTTGAGGCTTTCTCCGGTTTTGGAGAAGAAATCAGTAAAGATGCTCATGACTGTACGTTCTCTAATTTTAATGTTACCGTTTAACGACATTCCCGACTGGAGGGGGATTTTGCGTCCCTTGCTGTTGAGGTACTGTTGGTCAAGGGTGACTGTGGCGGGGAAGGTGTAGTATGGCTGAAGTTGGGTTGGGGGTAGGGTATCAGAACCAATCCAGGTTAAAGTACCTTTGATGTCTCCAAATTCGCTATAGGGAAAGGAATCAATGCGGACATCAACGTGCATTCCTTCTCTGATAAAGCCAATATCTTTGTTGGTGATGGAAACTTTTGCCACTAAGTCGGTTTGGGGAACGATTTTCAGCACAGGTTCGGTGGATTTAGCGACAAAACCGGGGGCGTTAGCTTTGAGGTCAAAGACTACTCCATCTACAGGCGATCGCACTACACTATATCTTAATGCCTGATTTGTTTGACTCAGTTGACTATCAATTTCGGCAATGCGTTTTTTGTTATCAATGACTGCTTTTGTTAATTGACTGTCAATTTCGGCGATTCTTTGGCTATTATTGCCAATGCGGGTAGTTAAATCTCTTCTGTCAATAGCTTTGGTGTTTTGCACTTTAGCTTGAGCTTGAGCTTGAGCGGCTTGTAACCGGATTTTTTCTTCTTGCAATTGTGCAATTTCTGCACGAATGGAATCTACTTCCTGCTGCTGGTTGAGGAATTGAATGCGGGAAATTCCCCCCTCTTCAGCTAATTCGGAGATATCTTGGAGAATCTTTTCATTAACGACTAATTTTTTTTCGTTGGCTGCGAGTCTAATATCTGCTTGGCTATATTGTTTTTGCAATTGCTCAATTTCCAACTCAGCCCCTGTAACTCGTGATGTCAACTCTTCCAACTCAGATGTTACTCTTTGTTGCTGTTGGGCAGTCAAAGTCATAGATTCGGTGTTACCATCCATTTGCGCCTGAAACATTCGATTTTCGGCAATTAATACCGCCCGGCTTCTGGTTAAGCTGAGAAATTGAGTGGGAATGGATACTGTGGGAAAAGTATCTTCATTACCACTTAATTGTGCTTGGTAAAATTGATTTTCTTGTTCTAAAGCTGTGCGAACTGTTTGCAGATAATTTTCTTGGGCTTGGGAAACGGTAGGATCTAGGCTGACGAGTAAATCCCCTGCTTTGACTTTGTTTCCGTCTTTAACGTGAATAATTTTGACCACACCTTCAATAGGGATTTGCACCTCATTGACGTTATCTTGAGGTTCTAGTTTACCTTGAGCCGGAACCGCTTCTTCAATTTTGGCGACACTAGCCCAAAATACCGTTACTGTTGAGACAAGCATCAAAGTCCATAAAATCCCCCTTGACCATACAGAGGATTGTTTGACCATTAGGGGATGTTGAAAAGAAGAAGCATCAAGATGGGGTGTCTTTGGTGCTGTGGGGGTGATTTGAATATTTTCTGGTAGTGTTTTGACCCGACCGTTATGAGAACTCATAGTATTTGGGGATGGGGGAAGGTAAAGTTTTTAGGGATATTTTGATTTAGGACTGAGGACTCAAGCAACTACAGCTTCTTGCTGGCGATATAAGCAGTAATAAAGTCCTCTCATGGCCATTAATTCGTCGTGAGTGCCTTTTTCAGCAATTCGACCGTCTTCCATCATCAGGATGACATCAGCGTGGCGAATAGTACCTAAGCGATGGGTAATGAAAAAGACTGTGCGCCCTTTGAGTGCTTGTTGGAGGTTTTGACATACTTGGCGTTCGCTGTTGTAGTCGAGGGCGCTGGTGGCTTCATCCATAATTAGTAACTGGGGGTTTTGCAGGACGGTGCGGGCGATCGCAATTCTTTGTCTTTGTCCTCCAGAAAGGGCTGATCCCCGTTCTCCAACACGGGTGTTATAGCCCATTGGCAGGCTCATAATAAAGTCATGAGCATAGGCTAC encodes:
- a CDS encoding HlyD family efflux transporter periplasmic adaptor subunit; translation: MSSHNGRVKTLPENIQITPTAPKTPHLDASSFQHPLMVKQSSVWSRGILWTLMLVSTVTVFWASVAKIEEAVPAQGKLEPQDNVNEVQIPIEGVVKIIHVKDGNKVKAGDLLVSLDPTVSQAQENYLQTVRTALEQENQFYQAQLSGNEDTFPTVSIPTQFLSLTRSRAVLIAENRMFQAQMDGNTESMTLTAQQQQRVTSELEELTSRVTGAELEIEQLQKQYSQADIRLAANEKKLVVNEKILQDISELAEEGGISRIQFLNQQQEVDSIRAEIAQLQEEKIRLQAAQAQAQAKVQNTKAIDRRDLTTRIGNNSQRIAEIDSQLTKAVIDNKKRIAEIDSQLSQTNQALRYSVVRSPVDGVVFDLKANAPGFVAKSTEPVLKIVPQTDLVAKVSITNKDIGFIREGMHVDVRIDSFPYSEFGDIKGTLTWIGSDTLPPTQLQPYYTFPATVTLDQQYLNSKGRKIPLQSGMSLNGNIKIRERTVMSIFTDFFSKTGESLKFVR
- a CDS encoding MFS transporter, which produces MRTFLIIWLGQIASTIGSFMTVFALTIWVWDKTGSATALALVGFFSQLPKVLITTFAGIAVDRFNRRLLMIVAEVVAMLCTLTIAMLYLNQQLEVWHLYVIVTLYGGFGQLQLLAYSASISLLVPKEQFTRAESLGSAVKYSAAIFAPALAGFLYPRVGMQGIFWIDLATFATAFVTLLIVTIPQPVIEKVNSNFTERNWEKLTFGFRYIWANPSLTAMAIAFTLFAFPNDISKALYSPMLLARTGGNSEILGTVTSAAGIGGVIGALILSIWGGFHRRIHGMLLGFIGYGFFRTILGFGQILPVWIITHFLASLFIPLFYSSSNAIWYAKVPPSLQGRVLAADQLIGVTVSATTFLVAGFLADRVFEPAMSPTGSLAPIFGNIFGTGTGAGITLLFVTMTICTVLVGIFGYNWRTLRQVEDLIPDEKIPPS
- a CDS encoding TonB-dependent siderophore receptor; translated protein: MARNFWQPSIGVASIITVLVSQPVWAAPILVTAVELYDTDQGLEVVLKTPPGVSIETESSTVDKTLIIILNNAQLQLVQGQLPVIIDNPIPDIAKVVVGQSDPNTIEIEVTGVNEIPKVGLRQNGEEFIVSIPFVTTSQTPPETPTIAETPEPEPEPEPEPEPEEPIELTVIGEQVRPSYQVPNSSIGTRTDTPIIDVPQAIQVIPQEVIQDQGTRSVGEVLKNTSSASTGRTSSQAPALNPVIRGFESGNILRNGLRDETLRFTSEISNVERVEVLKGPASVLFGRGDLGGVINLVTKQPLDRPYYGFEYQVGQFGLHRPTIDFSGPLGQDGIAYRLNVAYQTAESFKKFENSDSFFISPIVRLIDNENTTLTANLEYLKYRSFETAPDLPASGTVIANPNGRVARDANLGEPSLSETESLVTRLGYQLDHRLNSNWSLKSELSTSFLDIPKNTGITPISNSGRADGLNNDGRTVRRFLIENPSSLSTFVLNNNLIGKFNTGSIEHNLLFGVEVSREQTKDQLDFRQISAIDIFNPVYQPESVSNFAIPFGNIDTRKNSLGIYAQDQISLSQNIILVLGGRLDFANQKYEDLLSSAESFERNDTVFSPRLGVVIKPRENLSLYASYSKSFSPVVGRTRVLVNEETGQSIIGEPFEPERGTQYEVGLKANLLGDRLSTTLAFYNLERTNVAAQGLSEPLSQIQIGKQRSQGIELDVAGEILPGWNVTASYAYTDTKILEDNRPEFQDKELQNVPKNAFGLWSSYELQSGNFKGLGLGLGVFTQGERQGDLRNTFTLPSYWRTDASIFYRRDKFRAAINILNLFDQNYWEGARDIVRIVPGAPFTLSGSVSWEF
- a CDS encoding Ig-like domain-containing protein, with protein sequence MTTIQFTTNTTTLIETAETTLTFRFELSEPPPAGGLRVYLLGNVPQSLTQLDLFALSFTGGDVPQGDFDFSGFFFNITSQVATVSAPIFADGTPEGQQTVVYTLQPDAAYTVDPSFSAVTVNFYDDPSQVSAPSPVNDPPVAVNDSYTTNVGQQLVVNVANGVLSNDTDAQTDPLTATVVQAPNNGSLTLDANGSFTYTPNAEFTGTDSFTYLANDGKVNSTAATVSITVNAPVNDPPVAVNDSYSTNAGEQLVVNVANGVLSNDTDAQSDPLTATVVQAPNNGSLTLDANGSFTYTPNAEFTGTDSFTYLANDGKVNSTAATVSITVNAPVTKPTISFTASPNTLVEANEDSIVLTFQLSEPPPEAGLEVTFDSGVERSLSEFDVFSASFDGVQFLRANATSSAVTVRLLQQTATITLPLFKDEVAEDPKSFTYQLSSIADYDFVPGEDAITFTINDTSTVSELPVVGFTASPVVSEQDSPGLVLIFNTQGIIPGEGIIVSVGRDFRASSIAQGLQFEQRIESEGIEYLAFNSDTQAYEFRLTRANTTITIPVIDNIVEEADITYTYQLLADEAYTIDSEAASANITYVDGVPGGVGPVVSISTEQTTMQEGDILTLNFSVDGEIPPEGLILYVLSPTPDPLGDFQILNTAGLADLPETDSTGNGFFVTLTQSTASLALQVLDDDSNQELETLVFNLVNGEQYEVNSDADGVTFTLGNTNPVENTNPSLQQISDTIFQIQGGDQAKLQISLLDRNSDQVNDLGVFVVDDNQGTINGIAPNSPGYTQAALERAKVIFSVLSDPPNGFNQTNLGSLIEFNSGDQLRFLLVKNTTIDAVISGSSPLSAVIFGEPSTQQIETLTDGAYKISWEDGSGAVDFRDLVVQASATNTSLPLGTSLQDNPQGELIDLRDITGQVRAEFILSREAAFDNLIGFYKIVDVDGGIDIDGNGIVDLRPGDAGYAKAAIENRIVGLDMTVSNQGTATFSTNLDGGGIYAPFIIANGRPEAILDNNPNNDPSVYFAFVGANPGRVDHVRLLGNNRWGFEDLPLGGDFDYNDVIVQGNFSLA
- a CDS encoding serine hydrolase domain-containing protein — protein: MLGRIIRTTIVTSALLFAPAIAQAANLGSISSPVNQDLAQQLQTALDQARGDIPGASVAIISPEGTWFGSSGVSNLATGVPVQPSDRFQIGSITKTFVATTVLQLVEENILSLEDKLTERLPSSVTDSIPNADQITIRQLLNHTSGISDYVDVLFSQAAVNPGVFLNRWEPEQLVSFINALEPRFNPGESWEYSNTNFLLLGMVVEAATNGNIANEIRDRILEPLALSNTFFAEQEAIPGDYVRGYWDFDQDGTLNDITGANLSWAWSTGAMISNTADLATFIQSLISGELLEPDTLQEMLTTISPITSNNYSAYGLGIGTLESPNRFWYIHRGQTLGYRSNMWYSPLENITYIELINSRSSQNLAGATLTTLRRYQPPASVPEPGFVPGLLLIVTIGLTFRLNLANTFRRSPLPK